Proteins from a genomic interval of Clostridium scatologenes:
- a CDS encoding HAD family hydrolase translates to MIKLIASDMDGTLVNDEGKINEKVFGLINHLQEKNIRFAAASGRFYSQLSRNFKRIKTSMIFISHNGALVKYNNKGETLYSSCISPEDIEHVATLKRDFGEELFLGAAEDAYIVDPSEIILEEFKFVEVPWVIVKAFKEVKCPIYRMTYYIKNGVKQETVEYLKNNLNESLEFVVSGDKWIDIINKGTSKGKAIKILQEKFGIDENNTMVFGDYYNDLSMFKAAYYSYAMENAPEDVKEHANFIAENNNNNGVYNVINKYAASI, encoded by the coding sequence ATGATAAAACTTATAGCAAGTGATATGGATGGTACTTTGGTAAATGACGAAGGAAAGATAAATGAGAAAGTGTTTGGATTAATAAATCATCTTCAGGAAAAAAACATAAGGTTTGCAGCAGCTAGCGGCAGATTTTATTCACAGCTTAGTAGAAACTTTAAAAGAATAAAGACAAGCATGATATTTATATCACATAATGGTGCACTAGTAAAATACAATAATAAAGGAGAAACTCTCTATTCTAGCTGTATTTCACCAGAAGATATAGAGCATGTAGCAACTTTAAAAAGAGATTTTGGAGAAGAGTTATTTTTAGGAGCTGCAGAGGATGCATATATAGTAGACCCATCAGAGATTATATTGGAGGAGTTTAAATTTGTTGAAGTACCTTGGGTAATAGTAAAAGCTTTTAAAGAAGTAAAATGCCCAATCTACAGAATGACTTATTATATAAAAAATGGTGTAAAACAAGAAACTGTTGAATATTTAAAAAACAATTTAAATGAAAGTCTTGAGTTTGTAGTATCAGGTGATAAATGGATAGATATAATAAATAAAGGTACTAGCAAAGGGAAGGCTATAAAAATACTTCAAGAAAAGTTTGGTATAGATGAAAATAATACAATGGTTTTTGGAGATTATTATAATGATTTAAGTATGTTTAAAGCCGCATATTATAGTTATGCTATGGAAAATGCTCCAGAGGACGTTAAAGAACATGCTAATTTCATTGCAGAAAATAATAATAATAATGGAGTATATAATGTAATTAATAAGTATGCTGCCTCCATTTAA
- a CDS encoding DUF4291 domain-containing protein, giving the protein MEKKIYASYTENSIRVYQAYNDKIAEECLKLGTFGKSFKLERMTWIKPSFLWMMYRCGWGKKENQERVLAIDISRNGFEEMLWNVVLSTYNQKVYKSHENWKFQLKTSNVRCQWDPERDIYGNKLDRRSIQIGVQGEMVYKYINKWILNIEDMTDKVSKWSKDIRDKKLDFKELPVENEYYVDNLIKEKLGMSI; this is encoded by the coding sequence ATGGAAAAGAAAATATATGCTTCATATACTGAAAATTCAATTCGGGTATATCAAGCATATAATGATAAAATCGCGGAGGAGTGCCTTAAGTTAGGTACTTTCGGTAAATCTTTTAAGCTGGAAAGAATGACTTGGATAAAACCATCTTTTTTATGGATGATGTATAGATGCGGCTGGGGGAAAAAAGAAAATCAAGAGAGAGTTCTTGCTATAGATATTTCAAGAAATGGCTTTGAAGAAATGCTGTGGAATGTTGTGTTGTCAACATATAACCAAAAAGTATATAAGTCTCATGAAAATTGGAAATTTCAATTAAAAACTTCAAATGTAAGGTGTCAGTGGGATCCTGAAAGGGATATTTATGGAAACAAATTAGATAGAAGGTCAATTCAAATTGGAGTTCAGGGAGAAATGGTATATAAATACATAAATAAGTGGATTTTAAATATTGAAGATATGACAGATAAGGTGAGTAAATGGTCAAAGGATATTCGAGATAAAAAGCTAGATTTTAAAGAATTGCCAGTTGAAAATGAATATTATGTGGATAATCTTATAAAAGAAAAATTAGGTATGAGTATTTAA
- a CDS encoding CPBP family intramembrane glutamic endopeptidase, whose protein sequence is MKNNIDYLKQKHTFILCILITVVYLAVLKGIGWVISFSMRSHGYGLELIVEFIGVTVSLIIISLVGKKHIFKEKGVGVLRGLFIGGFLVFIGSFTIFSSVVDIIHNKNVSQLLPISQILMFVAAMAGVGMSEEFIFRGTILNLFIDKFGRTPKGIYAAIISSSTIFGIAHITNVFSGVLIKSAFIQAIGAGVLGALLAAIYVRSKNIWVVAILHAFIDFSALISSGFFGTNSIASEINSYGYIKLFGCLIYLIPVVFLLRKKKLLEILNNE, encoded by the coding sequence ATGAAAAATAATATTGATTATTTAAAGCAGAAACATACATTTATATTATGTATATTGATAACTGTTGTTTATTTGGCTGTACTTAAAGGTATTGGGTGGGTAATCAGCTTTTCAATGAGATCTCATGGATATGGATTAGAATTAATAGTAGAGTTTATTGGCGTCACTGTATCCCTAATTATTATTAGTTTGGTTGGAAAAAAGCATATCTTTAAAGAAAAAGGTGTAGGGGTTCTGAGAGGACTTTTTATAGGTGGATTTTTGGTTTTTATAGGTTCATTCACGATTTTTTCAAGTGTAGTAGATATTATTCACAACAAAAATGTTAGCCAGTTACTTCCAATATCACAAATTTTAATGTTTGTTGCTGCTATGGCTGGGGTGGGAATGTCTGAAGAATTTATTTTTAGAGGAACAATATTAAATTTATTTATTGATAAGTTTGGGAGAACACCAAAAGGAATTTATGCTGCAATTATTTCATCTAGTACAATATTTGGAATTGCACATATAACTAATGTTTTTTCTGGGGTATTGATTAAAAGTGCATTTATACAAGCAATAGGAGCTGGAGTTTTAGGGGCATTACTTGCTGCTATCTATGTAAGATCAAAAAATATATGGGTAGTTGCTATTTTACATGCCTTTATCGATTTTAGCGCTCTTATAAGTTCAGGATTTTTTGGGACTAATTCAATTGCTAGTGAAATAAATAGTTATGGTTATATAAAATTATTTGGATGTCTCATATATTTAATACCAGTAGTATTTTTACTTAGGAAAAAAAAGCTGTTGGAAATATTGAATAATGAATAA
- a CDS encoding DMT family transporter, translating into MKNRKIFTDSKIVAIIATICCLLWGSAYPAIKIGYKLFNISSSNISSELVFAGYRFTMAGIVLLIIAQKYGKKVFNISKKNVLELSLLGFTQTTLQYIFFYIGVANTTGVKSSIMNSTVTFFSVILAHYIYVDDKLNVQKIIGCTAGFIGVMIVNFSSDLLNFSFSFQGEGFVIIAAFIFSASAIYGKKLTKSMDVIIITGYSLFIGGLMLIFIGILFKGRVYNFTVESSLLLVYLALLSSAAFSLWNLLLKYNKVGPVSMFNFLTPIFGAVLSAIFLGETIFEIKNIVALILVCLGIWMVNREKVSICKNVVKLQ; encoded by the coding sequence TTGAAGAACAGAAAGATTTTTACAGACTCAAAAATTGTTGCTATTATTGCAACAATATGTTGTTTATTATGGGGAAGTGCTTATCCTGCAATAAAAATAGGGTATAAGCTGTTTAATATTTCTTCATCCAATATTTCATCAGAACTTGTATTTGCAGGATATAGATTCACTATGGCAGGTATAGTATTACTTATTATTGCTCAAAAGTATGGAAAAAAAGTATTTAATATTTCAAAGAAGAATGTATTGGAGTTATCTTTATTAGGGTTTACACAAACTACATTACAATATATATTTTTTTATATTGGAGTTGCAAATACTACTGGTGTTAAAAGCTCTATAATGAATTCTACAGTGACGTTTTTTAGTGTTATTTTAGCACATTATATATATGTAGATGATAAATTAAATGTGCAAAAAATAATTGGATGTACTGCAGGATTTATAGGGGTTATGATAGTAAATTTTAGTAGTGATTTATTAAATTTTTCTTTTAGTTTTCAGGGAGAAGGATTTGTTATAATAGCAGCATTTATTTTTTCTGCATCCGCTATTTACGGTAAAAAGCTTACTAAAAGTATGGATGTAATTATAATAACAGGGTACAGCCTTTTTATAGGAGGATTAATGCTTATATTTATTGGTATTTTGTTTAAAGGAAGAGTTTATAATTTTACAGTGGAGTCTTCTTTATTGCTTGTTTATTTGGCACTACTATCTTCTGCAGCATTTTCATTGTGGAACTTACTTTTAAAATACAACAAGGTAGGTCCAGTATCTATGTTTAATTTTTTAACTCCAATATTTGGAGCAGTGCTCTCAGCTATTTTTTTGGGAGAAACGATTTTTGAAATTAAGAATATTGTTGCACTGATATTGGTATGTTTAGGTATATGGATGGTTAATAGGGAAAAAGTCAGTATTTGTAAAAATGTAGTAAAGCTTCAATAG
- a CDS encoding aspartyl-phosphate phosphatase Spo0E family protein has translation MDRVEQLLKKIEETRSYMNDLIRERSDLLDSEVIIASQMLDSILDEYYKILQQENISK, from the coding sequence ATGGATAGAGTAGAACAATTATTGAAGAAAATTGAAGAAACTAGGAGTTATATGAATGACTTGATAAGAGAAAGATCAGATTTGCTGGATTCAGAAGTAATAATTGCAAGCCAAATGTTAGATTCAATTTTGGATGAATATTATAAAATTCTCCAGCAAGAAAACATTAGTAAGTAG
- a CDS encoding NUDIX hydrolase: protein MKDVYIKNKQGLTEEEFLKQYDYSIYQRPSFTVDMLIFTVINEEKENYRKLPEKSLKILLVKRGDHPYIGKWALPGGFVDVNESLDEAALRVLRAETNINDIYMEQLYTWGEVNRDPRTRVISSSYMALIDSNSLSIKAGCHEEDAAWFNVRYNLLQEKKEAVEKGFAYEQIIEIKLWNESEELSAKIRVTENLDGKVDREIIESVGIAFDHGKFIEYAINRLRNKIEYTSLAFNLMPELFTLTELQQVYEVIQGKELLAAAFRRKVSNMVIETNQFTKDAGHRPSKLFRYNSGWKRRI, encoded by the coding sequence ATGAAAGATGTATATATTAAGAATAAACAAGGACTAACTGAAGAAGAATTTTTAAAACAATATGATTATAGTATATATCAAAGGCCATCTTTTACTGTGGATATGCTTATATTTACAGTAATAAACGAAGAAAAAGAAAATTATAGGAAGCTTCCAGAAAAATCTTTGAAAATTCTTTTGGTAAAAAGAGGAGATCATCCATACATTGGCAAATGGGCACTTCCTGGTGGTTTTGTAGATGTTAATGAAAGTTTAGATGAAGCAGCTTTACGTGTATTAAGAGCTGAAACAAATATTAATGATATTTATATGGAGCAGTTATATACATGGGGAGAAGTTAATAGAGACCCTAGGACTAGAGTAATAAGTTCATCTTACATGGCTTTAATAGATAGCAATTCATTAAGTATTAAAGCGGGATGCCATGAAGAGGATGCAGCATGGTTTAATGTTAGGTATAATTTACTTCAAGAGAAAAAAGAAGCGGTAGAAAAAGGATTCGCTTATGAACAGATAATAGAAATAAAACTTTGGAATGAAAGTGAAGAATTGTCTGCTAAAATAAGGGTTACAGAGAATTTAGATGGAAAAGTAGATAGAGAAATTATAGAGTCAGTGGGAATTGCATTTGATCATGGTAAATTTATTGAATATGCAATCAACAGACTGAGAAATAAGATTGAGTATACAAGTTTAGCTTTTAATCTTATGCCAGAATTATTTACTTTAACTGAACTTCAACAGGTTTATGAAGTTATACAAGGAAAAGAACTTTTAGCAGCAGCTTTTAGAAGAAAGGTTTCAAACATGGTTATTGAAACAAATCAATTTACAAAAGATGCAGGACACAGACCTTCAAAATTATTTAGATACAATTCAGGATGGAAAAGGAGAATTTAA
- a CDS encoding NADAR family protein gives MKYTIDSLKQDFQKGKRIKYLFFWGHQPSTDGSITKTCLSQWWKANFVIDGYTYCCMEQYMMAEKARLFKDNETLDEIMKSSHPKQMKTLGRKVKNFDEELWIKSRYSIIVKGNDAKFTQNENLKEFLIQTKDRVLVEASPYDRIWGIGMSKDDYNIENPLYWKGLNLLGFALMEVRDKILL, from the coding sequence ATGAAATATACAATTGATAGTTTAAAACAGGATTTTCAAAAAGGGAAAAGAATTAAATATTTATTTTTTTGGGGACATCAGCCTTCTACAGATGGAAGTATTACAAAAACTTGTTTAAGCCAGTGGTGGAAAGCAAATTTTGTTATTGATGGATATACTTATTGTTGCATGGAGCAGTATATGATGGCAGAAAAGGCTAGACTTTTTAAAGATAATGAAACTTTGGATGAAATAATGAAAAGTAGTCATCCTAAACAGATGAAGACCTTAGGTAGAAAGGTGAAAAACTTTGATGAAGAATTGTGGATAAAATCACGATATTCTATCATAGTTAAAGGCAATGATGCAAAGTTTACTCAAAATGAAAATCTTAAAGAATTTTTAATTCAAACAAAAGATAGAGTTTTGGTAGAAGCAAGTCCATATGATAGAATTTGGGGGATAGGCATGTCTAAGGATGATTATAATATAGAAAATCCTTTATATTGGAAAGGATTAAATCTTTTAGGATTTGCTTTAATGGAAGTTAGGGATAAAATTCTTTTATAG
- a CDS encoding CBS domain-containing protein — translation MQAHEIMINQVYTANENDLVRSVIKKFIKYRISGVPIINDKNQIVAYVSDGDIMRYIGKHENLVVDFLYYVSAAKGDDDEFEDRLQKILNLNIMDIAQRKVIKVNINEDIENVASILAKKSIKKLPVEHNGILVGIISRGDVIRSCFKSIL, via the coding sequence ATGCAAGCTCATGAAATAATGATTAATCAAGTGTACACAGCCAATGAAAATGACTTAGTAAGGTCTGTTATAAAAAAATTCATTAAATATCGCATAAGCGGTGTTCCTATAATAAATGACAAAAATCAAATTGTAGCCTATGTAAGCGATGGCGATATTATGAGATACATAGGAAAGCATGAAAACTTAGTTGTGGATTTTCTATATTATGTTTCTGCTGCAAAAGGTGATGATGATGAATTTGAAGACAGACTTCAAAAAATACTTAACTTAAACATTATGGATATAGCTCAACGAAAGGTTATTAAAGTAAATATAAATGAAGATATCGAAAACGTTGCCTCTATATTAGCTAAAAAGAGTATAAAAAAATTACCAGTAGAACATAATGGAATATTAGTTGGTATCATTAGTCGTGGAGATGTCATAAGGAGTTGCTTTAAATCTATACTTTAA
- a CDS encoding membrane protein produces the protein MKSIYKITKNKLYLEKSYYKLITMVGILICIIWVAVVNTKPFSDFAYYDEVARQIAAGGAWGDTYTSVGYSIVLGGIYKIFGSSLAVAKIFNLILTFFNYILMYNILKSVELKENKRKLVYALFVFFPDNIFYNSILATEILFTTILLLITLIYHKNIKHKYIIIGTLTGLNTMIKPFFMIFFFAVFVIEIILKFKFIKIVKHSLIILVTSILIISPWMYRNTKLIGQLTYVSNNSGIVLYINNNSQNHYGSWMPASEVEDSIVNKKEYIKANMTQRNKMLSDAAKKWIKEHPIQFVELGFKRLYKTYLIGYSITYSFNGVSMNKIMENILTAYSSIISILVAAISIIVMIIYSKKIICSIFNKEKVNSYSVYNLICFYMFSCMYFITEGQPRYAFPVIFIMIYFFSNLTVIKKFR, from the coding sequence ATGAAAAGTATATATAAAATCACTAAAAACAAATTATATTTGGAAAAAAGTTATTATAAGTTAATAACGATGGTAGGTATTCTAATCTGTATTATATGGGTTGCTGTAGTAAATACAAAGCCATTTTCAGATTTTGCATATTATGATGAAGTTGCAAGGCAGATTGCTGCAGGAGGTGCCTGGGGAGATACATATACTTCCGTTGGATATTCCATTGTTTTAGGGGGCATATATAAAATATTTGGAAGCAGTTTGGCAGTTGCAAAGATATTTAATTTAATTTTAACTTTTTTTAATTATATACTTATGTACAATATTTTGAAAAGTGTAGAGCTAAAGGAAAATAAAAGAAAACTAGTATATGCATTATTTGTCTTTTTTCCTGATAACATTTTTTACAATAGTATATTAGCAACAGAAATATTGTTTACAACTATATTGCTTCTAATAACTTTAATATATCATAAAAATATTAAGCATAAATATATAATTATTGGAACTTTAACAGGTCTAAATACAATGATTAAGCCATTTTTTATGATATTTTTCTTTGCTGTATTTGTAATAGAGATAATTTTAAAATTTAAATTTATAAAGATAGTAAAACACTCATTAATAATTTTAGTTACTAGTATCTTAATTATATCTCCGTGGATGTATAGAAATACAAAGTTAATAGGACAGCTCACATATGTATCAAATAATAGTGGTATTGTACTATATATAAATAATAATTCTCAAAATCATTATGGTTCATGGATGCCAGCAAGTGAGGTTGAGGATTCAATTGTAAATAAAAAAGAATATATAAAAGCTAATATGACACAAAGAAATAAGATGTTAAGTGATGCAGCTAAGAAATGGATAAAGGAACATCCAATACAGTTTGTAGAACTTGGATTTAAAAGATTATATAAAACATATCTTATTGGATATTCTATAACTTATAGTTTTAATGGAGTTAGTATGAATAAAATTATGGAAAATATTTTAACTGCTTATTCTAGTATCATATCAATATTAGTAGCTGCAATATCAATTATAGTAATGATTATATATAGTAAAAAGATAATTTGCAGCATATTTAATAAAGAAAAAGTTAATTCATATAGCGTCTACAATTTAATTTGTTTTTATATGTTTTCTTGTATGTATTTTATTACTGAGGGACAGCCGCGCTATGCATTTCCAGTTATATTTATTATGATTTATTTTTTCTCAAATTTAACTGTAATAAAAAAATTTAGATAG
- a CDS encoding amidase domain-containing protein — protein MIKKLNYIIFSILAIIISFILGYKGEIRNINVGQSNESRLNKSSTQVNNLEKNKIVYSNIEPDDKKENKIDLKKQNLIENIDENQLKSEVERIYNQRSAAFVSGDVSSLESLFDTSQRYGKWALEHEIKRVKYLNDWSNERNITFGKIASSVRIKKVYPRGNIIKMALQESYKFDYVYNNDDNSPINSFGVGIRHTTSLIKKNDKWVIYNDWYTDCFEDALRGYSNVAESILRMIPNIHNPNNAYETLSYSRPFYDREKAVAYADKYCGAAWGSSNNFKYNKKYSDYNGIGGDCSNFASQVLGDKEGGGMPIRGSWTPGSRAWSNADGLKNYLIGSGRGSVISVGTFKDLTKPSERLPNGAVGKLQLGDLVAYEKGRGNIDHFAIITGFDSHGYPLVNSHTTDRYHVPWDLGWGDAKIRFFLIHING, from the coding sequence ATGATAAAAAAACTTAATTATATAATTTTTTCCATTTTAGCTATAATTATTAGTTTTATTTTAGGTTATAAGGGTGAAATTAGGAATATCAACGTGGGACAATCAAATGAAAGTAGATTAAATAAAAGCAGTACACAGGTTAATAATTTGGAAAAAAATAAAATTGTGTATAGTAATATTGAACCAGATGACAAGAAAGAAAATAAGATAGACTTAAAAAAACAAAATTTAATTGAAAATATTGATGAGAACCAATTAAAATCTGAAGTTGAAAGAATATATAATCAACGTTCAGCAGCTTTTGTATCTGGAGATGTATCATCCTTAGAATCACTTTTTGATACTTCACAAAGATATGGAAAATGGGCATTGGAGCATGAAATTAAACGTGTTAAATATCTTAATGACTGGTCCAATGAAAGAAATATAACATTTGGTAAGATAGCATCTTCAGTGAGAATAAAAAAGGTATATCCTCGTGGAAATATAATAAAAATGGCTTTACAAGAATCATATAAGTTTGATTATGTTTACAACAATGATGATAACTCTCCGATTAATTCTTTTGGAGTTGGAATAAGACATACAACAAGTTTGATTAAGAAAAATGATAAATGGGTTATTTATAATGATTGGTACACTGATTGTTTTGAAGATGCACTACGTGGTTATTCTAATGTTGCTGAAAGCATTTTAAGAATGATCCCTAATATTCATAATCCTAATAATGCTTATGAAACATTAAGTTATAGCAGACCATTTTATGATAGAGAGAAGGCTGTTGCCTACGCTGATAAGTATTGTGGTGCTGCTTGGGGAAGTAGTAATAATTTTAAATATAATAAAAAATATAGTGATTACAATGGCATAGGTGGAGATTGTAGTAATTTTGCATCACAAGTATTAGGAGATAAAGAAGGTGGAGGTATGCCTATTCGCGGTTCTTGGACTCCAGGAAGTAGAGCTTGGTCTAATGCAGATGGTTTAAAAAATTATTTGATAGGTAGTGGAAGAGGAAGTGTAATTAGTGTTGGTACATTTAAAGATTTAACTAAACCTTCAGAAAGACTTCCTAATGGTGCAGTTGGAAAGCTGCAGCTTGGAGATTTGGTTGCTTATGAAAAAGGTAGAGGGAATATAGACCACTTTGCAATAATAACAGGATTTGATAGTCATGGTTATCCATTAGTAAATTCTCATACTACAGATAGATATCATGTACCTTGGGATTTAGGCTGGGGCGATGCTAAAATCAGATTTTTTCTTATACACATAAATGGATAA
- the fdhF gene encoding formate dehydrogenase subunit alpha, whose translation MEKKVLTVCPYCGAGCNLYLVVEDGKLKRAEPANGRTNEGELCLKGYYGWDFLNDPQLLTARIKKPMLRKNGELVEVTWDEAIKFTSEKLTAIKNKYGSDSIMGTGCSRGPGNETNYVMQKFMRAVIGTNNVDNCARVCHGPSVAGLATVLGNGAMSNTIPEIENADLLLIFGYNPAESHPIVARRVIKAKEKGAKIVVVDPRITESVRISDLWLQLKGGTNMALVNGFANVLLNENLYNKKYVSKYTEGFDEYKTIVNKYTPEYVENITKVSSEKIKEAMKMYSSAKNPMILYGMGVCQFGQAVDVVKGLAGLALMTGNYGRPSVGIGPVRGQNNVQGSCDMGAIPNCFPGYQKVTDKAAREKFEKAWNVKLSDKVGYHLTEVPRLVLKENKLKAYYIMGEDTVQSDPNSNEVKEALDKLELVIVQDIFMNKTALHADVILPATSWGEHEGVYSAADRGFQRFRKAVEPIGEAKPDWQIISELSTAMGYPMHYNNTKEIWDEMRNLSPKFTGASYERMEKLGGIVWPCPSEDHPGTPVLYENNIFSTPSGKGTLFAAEWRPTEESPDNEYPLSLCTVREIGHYSVRTMTGNCRTLKMLEDEPGKIQMNPEDAKKLKIKDGNLVKVTSRRGSVMSRALVTDRVRSGDTYMTYQWWIGACNELTCDNLDPISKTPEYKYCAIKVEPFPNQALAEKELTQKYTELRKKMGVTKDTCEVNA comes from the coding sequence ATGGAAAAAAAAGTTTTGACTGTATGTCCTTACTGTGGTGCAGGCTGTAATTTGTACTTAGTAGTTGAAGATGGGAAGCTTAAAAGAGCAGAACCTGCAAATGGCAGAACAAATGAAGGAGAATTATGTCTAAAAGGATACTATGGGTGGGATTTTCTAAACGATCCTCAGCTTTTAACTGCCCGTATAAAGAAACCAATGCTCAGAAAAAATGGGGAATTAGTAGAAGTTACCTGGGATGAAGCTATTAAATTTACATCAGAAAAGTTAACAGCAATAAAAAATAAGTATGGTTCAGACTCCATAATGGGTACAGGATGTTCTAGAGGCCCTGGAAATGAAACAAACTATGTAATGCAAAAATTTATGCGTGCTGTAATAGGTACTAATAATGTAGACAACTGCGCTAGAGTTTGTCATGGTCCTTCTGTAGCAGGACTAGCTACAGTTCTTGGTAATGGTGCAATGTCAAACACTATTCCTGAAATTGAAAATGCAGATTTACTACTTATTTTTGGATACAATCCTGCTGAATCTCATCCTATAGTTGCTAGAAGAGTTATAAAAGCAAAAGAAAAAGGTGCAAAAATTGTAGTTGTAGACCCTAGAATTACAGAAAGTGTAAGAATTTCAGATTTGTGGCTTCAATTAAAAGGTGGGACTAATATGGCTCTTGTAAACGGTTTTGCTAACGTGCTTCTTAACGAAAACTTATATAATAAAAAATATGTTTCTAAATATACTGAAGGCTTTGATGAATATAAAACTATTGTAAATAAATATACTCCTGAATATGTTGAAAATATAACCAAAGTTTCTTCTGAAAAAATTAAAGAAGCCATGAAAATGTATTCCAGTGCAAAGAACCCAATGATTCTCTATGGTATGGGAGTTTGTCAATTTGGTCAAGCTGTAGATGTAGTTAAAGGTTTGGCTGGTTTAGCTTTAATGACAGGAAATTACGGAAGACCTAGTGTTGGTATAGGACCTGTAAGAGGTCAAAATAATGTACAAGGCTCTTGTGATATGGGAGCCATTCCTAACTGCTTCCCTGGATATCAAAAAGTTACCGATAAAGCTGCTCGTGAAAAATTTGAAAAAGCCTGGAATGTAAAACTTTCTGATAAAGTTGGATATCACTTAACTGAAGTTCCTAGGCTGGTTTTAAAGGAAAATAAACTAAAGGCCTATTATATAATGGGAGAAGATACTGTTCAAAGTGATCCAAATTCAAATGAGGTAAAAGAAGCTTTGGATAAATTAGAACTTGTAATAGTTCAGGATATATTTATGAATAAAACAGCTCTCCATGCAGATGTAATACTTCCTGCAACTTCCTGGGGTGAGCATGAAGGTGTATACAGCGCTGCTGATAGGGGATTCCAAAGATTTCGTAAAGCTGTAGAACCAATTGGTGAAGCTAAACCTGATTGGCAAATAATTTCCGAATTATCTACTGCTATGGGATATCCAATGCATTACAATAACACAAAGGAAATATGGGACGAAATGAGAAATCTTTCTCCAAAATTCACTGGTGCATCCTATGAAAGAATGGAAAAACTCGGAGGAATAGTGTGGCCTTGTCCTTCTGAAGATCATCCTGGAACTCCTGTACTTTATGAAAATAATATATTTAGCACGCCAAGTGGAAAAGGCACTTTATTTGCTGCTGAATGGAGACCTACCGAAGAATCTCCAGATAATGAATATCCATTAAGCTTATGTACAGTTAGAGAAATAGGACATTATTCTGTAAGGACAATGACTGGAAACTGTCGTACTCTCAAAATGCTAGAAGATGAGCCTGGTAAAATTCAAATGAATCCTGAAGATGCTAAGAAACTCAAAATTAAAGATGGAAATTTAGTAAAGGTTACTTCAAGAAGAGGTTCTGTAATGTCTAGAGCATTAGTTACAGATAGAGTCAGAAGTGGTGATACTTATATGACTTATCAATGGTGGATTGGAGCTTGCAACGAACTTACTTGTGACAATTTAGATCCTATATCAAAAACTCCAGAATATAAATATTGTGCTATTAAAGTAGAACCTTTCCCTAATCAAGCCTTAGCTGAAAAGGAACTAACACAAAAATATACTGAATTACGCAAAAAAATGGGAGTAACAAAAGATACTTGTGAAGTAAATGCTTAA